The sequence CCGCACCTTTCATGAAAAAACGCAATGGGGGATTTATTAGGTTGAAACTTTGTGGTTGGGAGCAGACTTAACTTACACGGTGATAAAACTCGTTCCAGTCACCAGGAAAGCTTGCGTATTAACCAACACCATCAAATCTTCGCCGCTAGAGTTTAGCCTGAGTACGGTGTCGTTACCGCTTTGGAAAATTGAAATGTCTCCAAACTGCAATCCACCTGTTAGCGCCAAGAGGTCTTCGCTCACAGTAAAGTCTGCCACATAGTCGGTTTGTTTACCTGCCTGAATTGCGAATCTGTCCGAGCCACCCGCGCCAGCTAAGACATCAACACCGATATCACCAGCAAGGAAATCATTACCATCATTGCCATAGATGGTGTCGTTCCCCTGACCGCCGTAGAGAATATCATCTCCCTCTCCACCAAAGAGGTTGTCATTTCCCTTATTGCCAAACAGAAAATCGTTATCGTCGTTGCCAAACAATACGTCCTGATCCTGGCCGCCATATAACGTGTCATTCCCAAATAACCCAGTCAACGAGTCATTTCCCTTGCCGCCATAGAGCGTATCGTTCCCACCCGTACCGACAACTTCGTTATTACCATCAACAAACGTTGGGAAGAACGGGGCTTCTGGCCCAAATGTGGGGTTAGATCCAGGCGGCACAGTCGCGCCTTGCCCGCTATCATTGTCTAGGATATTGATAACTACAGACCGCGTTCCAGCTCCTGAAGCTCCATTAATACTTATGATGTCTAAGACAAAACTCTCGGTAATTTCTGCATCCGTATCGTCGATGATTGGGATCGTAACAGGGATGCTCCTAGGATCGGGATCTTGAGGAAAGCTTATTGATGACTCTCTGGCAATTGCCAGATAATCTTGTCCTTCAGTGGCAGCATTTGTATTAGTCCCGTTTCTCGTACCGTAGGTAATGGTTACTTTTGCAGTATTCCCCTGGTCGTCTACTGCTGGGAACAGATCGCCACTGTAGAGAATGGGAATAGTAACTGAACCAACGTTCTCGTCTACGTTTATAACGACGGTATTACCAAAACCTATAGTTCCCATAAAGCTTCACTCCTCAACACACAATTTGTCTAAACCTAAATCTGTCAGTTAAAAATTCTTACAGAAGTGACTAGAATACTACCCTAAAAACAGTAGTTTTAGTCATCACGAAAATGATGATTTTTCTGCATATTACATCTTGTTAAATCCGACTTTAACTGCAAAGTTAATTGCATTTTCCGGCAATATTAATTGCCAGTTGTAGAATATCTGACTCAAGTTTCCTACAGTTTCTTTG comes from Pseudanabaena sp. PCC 6802 and encodes:
- a CDS encoding Calx-beta domain-containing protein — its product is MGTIGFGNTVVINVDENVGSVTIPILYSGDLFPAVDDQGNTAKVTITYGTRNGTNTNAATEGQDYLAIARESSISFPQDPDPRSIPVTIPIIDDTDAEITESFVLDIISINGASGAGTRSVVINILDNDSGQGATVPPGSNPTFGPEAPFFPTFVDGNNEVVGTGGNDTLYGGKGNDSLTGLFGNDTLYGGQDQDVLFGNDDNDFLFGNKGNDNLFGGEGDDILYGGQGNDTIYGNDGNDFLAGDIGVDVLAGAGGSDRFAIQAGKQTDYVADFTVSEDLLALTGGLQFGDISIFQSGNDTVLRLNSSGEDLMVLVNTQAFLVTGTSFITV